From Micromonospora rifamycinica, a single genomic window includes:
- a CDS encoding aminotransferase class I/II-fold pyridoxal phosphate-dependent enzyme, which produces MTTAPTLGTHPPADLSMNETPYPPLPSVRRLVEQGAGALQRYPDRTSSALVAALAGRLGVGPESIVVGPGSAGLCQHLVQALGPRPEVVRAALSFEGYPLIIRNVGARDVPVPMDGYRHDLPAMAAAVTGQTRCVLLCNPNNPTGAALRRDEIEEFLARIPADVPVIIDEAYREFVTDPQVPDGMDLFRAHDNVCVLRTFSKAYGLAALRVGYAVVPSRMTPAVAMTGAVFFPNSLAQAAAVASLDEAVTPELTRRCAELAAARAGLVDELRGLGLTVAPSEANFVWLPLGERSASFAEQARQAGILVMALPGVGVRVTVGTDEANARLCAFVRTASAAGV; this is translated from the coding sequence ATGACCACTGCGCCGACCCTCGGCACCCACCCGCCGGCCGACCTGTCGATGAACGAGACGCCGTACCCGCCGCTGCCGAGTGTCCGGCGACTCGTCGAACAGGGTGCGGGCGCGCTCCAGCGGTATCCGGACCGTACCTCGTCGGCGCTGGTGGCCGCGTTGGCGGGCCGGCTGGGCGTGGGGCCGGAGTCGATCGTCGTCGGCCCCGGCTCGGCCGGGCTGTGCCAGCACCTCGTGCAGGCGCTCGGGCCGCGGCCGGAGGTGGTCCGTGCGGCCCTGTCCTTCGAGGGCTATCCGCTGATCATCCGGAACGTCGGCGCCCGGGACGTGCCCGTGCCGATGGACGGCTACCGCCACGACCTGCCCGCGATGGCCGCCGCGGTGACCGGGCAGACCCGCTGCGTGCTGCTGTGCAACCCGAACAACCCGACCGGGGCGGCGCTGCGCCGCGACGAGATCGAGGAGTTCCTGGCGCGGATCCCGGCCGACGTGCCGGTGATCATCGACGAGGCGTACCGGGAGTTCGTCACCGACCCGCAGGTGCCCGACGGGATGGACCTGTTCCGCGCCCACGACAACGTCTGCGTCCTGCGGACCTTCTCCAAGGCGTACGGGCTGGCCGCGTTGCGCGTCGGCTACGCGGTGGTGCCGTCCCGGATGACGCCGGCGGTGGCGATGACGGGCGCGGTGTTCTTCCCGAACAGCCTCGCCCAGGCCGCGGCGGTGGCGAGCCTGGACGAGGCGGTCACCCCGGAGCTGACCCGGCGCTGCGCCGAGCTGGCGGCGGCGCGTGCCGGGCTGGTTGACGAGCTGCGCGGGCTCGGCCTCACCGTGGCCCCCAGTGAGGCGAACTTCGTCTGGCTGCCGCTGGGGGAGCGGTCGGCGTCGTTCGCCGAGCAGGCCCGGCAGGCCGGCATCCTGGTGATGGCCCTGCCCGGAGTGGGCGTCCGGGTCACCGTCGGCACGGACGAGGCGAACGCGCGGCTGTGCGCGTTCGTCCGGACCGCGTCGGCCGCCGGGGTCTGA
- a CDS encoding FAD-dependent oxidoreductase, whose amino-acid sequence MNADVVVVGAGAGGLAAARALGGRGLRVLVLDRQSTPTSIAKGEILQPETVRILDGWGVLDALRATGACPVDQLAIRDPQGRPLLALDYRALPGSHRQILCADYGDLRGVLADGLPGTVTVRWGQRVTGPLRAADGRVTGVRVTDGDGEQEIRAALVVAADGMSSPLRKAAGITVERREYPHGLVAFDVAGVEVADEVSAYRTDRGLCLVYPLPGGRCRVYVQVTPDEFRGRSAADLTDWCDRLLAEVPAIRPLGPALRANLHRRQLLAVYRLRAARLTVPGLALVGEAAHAVHPMAAQGVNSSLADAETLAATLTAGGHPDDAGVDRALRDYDAARRPRLDHVATVSHSAALMLTSVSGLPRLLGGRMMRRTAANPRLLGLTAGNLSGTAVRPLSLVDRMYQLGLLVDRKAHRTAPPAPQRSERR is encoded by the coding sequence GTGAACGCCGACGTCGTCGTGGTGGGCGCCGGGGCCGGCGGCCTGGCCGCCGCCCGCGCCCTCGGCGGGCGGGGGCTGCGGGTGCTGGTGCTCGACCGGCAATCCACCCCCACGTCGATCGCGAAGGGCGAGATCCTCCAACCCGAGACGGTACGCATCCTCGACGGCTGGGGTGTCCTCGACGCCCTGCGGGCCACCGGCGCGTGCCCGGTCGACCAGTTGGCCATCCGTGACCCGCAGGGCCGCCCGCTGCTCGCCCTCGACTACCGCGCCCTGCCGGGCAGCCACCGGCAGATCCTCTGCGCCGACTACGGCGACCTGCGCGGCGTGCTCGCCGACGGGCTGCCCGGCACCGTGACGGTCCGGTGGGGACAGCGGGTCACCGGCCCGCTGCGCGCCGCCGACGGCCGGGTGACCGGGGTCCGGGTCACCGACGGCGACGGCGAGCAGGAGATCCGGGCGGCGCTGGTGGTCGCCGCCGACGGCATGTCCTCACCGCTGCGCAAGGCGGCCGGCATCACCGTCGAGCGGCGGGAGTACCCGCACGGCCTGGTCGCCTTCGACGTGGCCGGGGTCGAGGTGGCAGACGAGGTGTCGGCCTACCGCACCGACCGGGGGCTGTGCTTGGTCTATCCGCTACCCGGCGGGCGCTGCCGGGTCTACGTCCAGGTGACCCCGGACGAGTTCCGCGGACGCAGCGCCGCCGACCTGACCGACTGGTGCGACCGGCTGCTCGCCGAGGTGCCCGCCATCCGGCCACTGGGCCCGGCGCTGCGGGCCAACCTGCACCGGCGGCAGCTGCTGGCGGTCTACCGGCTGCGGGCGGCGCGGCTGACCGTGCCGGGGCTCGCCCTCGTCGGCGAGGCCGCCCATGCGGTGCACCCGATGGCGGCGCAGGGCGTCAACAGCTCACTGGCCGACGCCGAGACCCTGGCGGCCACCCTCACCGCCGGGGGCCACCCGGACGACGCCGGGGTGGACCGGGCGCTGCGGGACTACGACGCCGCCCGCCGGCCCCGCCTCGACCACGTCGCGACGGTCAGCCACAGCGCGGCCCTCATGCTGACCAGTGTGTCCGGGCTGCCCCGGCTGCTCGGCGGGCGGATGATGCGGCGTACCGCGGCGAACCCCCGGCTGCTCGGGCTCACCGCCGGCAACCTGTCCGGCACGGCCGTCCGGCCGCTGTCCCTGGTCGACCGGATGTACCAGCTCGGGCTGCTCGTCGACCGGAAAGCCCATCGAACCGCCCCGCCGGCCCCGCAACGAAGTGAGCGACGATGA
- a CDS encoding prenyltransferase/squalene oxidase repeat-containing protein, with product MTAVPTEAVDRAIADGAEALLRRQRPDGVFGDDPPASVLGTAGSVAALHAADPVGSADLVDAGTDWLRRQQHADGGWGGVVGADSEVVATAVAVAALALTAPAASAEAITAGRARLAAMGGVDTVTDPAISLLCRQLLTMAGLTTEAGPLRRLPLEIVLFDRVRRQRLSFRTAPFIGLALMQADLLPTGRLRRATLRRARPVALRLLRAIYDHEGRTGALSEDPWPAALVLLGLARSGEAPDIATAVVGWLRRAVRPDGAWDAVRNLDLTRSGYAVTGLIAAGYAADPRLRPTRDFFHATQKPTAFTVLDVPAGGWSYSNVGGWPVTLESAEILSALAGYPDAADDPVLRRGLAWLVGRQDSRGSWSLWVRDTKLANDGPCPAITSQAVLALHDAGHPDDHPAVAAGAAWLLTAARPDGSYENLWYRDHTSGTAVVVAALSRVGHARHDVVRRAVRWLRDTQLPDGSWGPGDGTAGSVEETGWAVQGLLASGDPEAAGAVDRGVGWLLAAAGPDGGWPATRVCNYIRHHLRYPNAVITQAVALRALGEYRRAVAGRSGVAPGVVAR from the coding sequence ATGACCGCTGTGCCCACCGAGGCCGTCGACCGGGCCATCGCCGACGGCGCCGAGGCGCTGCTGCGTCGGCAGCGCCCCGACGGGGTCTTCGGCGACGACCCGCCGGCCTCGGTGCTGGGCACCGCCGGATCCGTGGCCGCCCTGCACGCCGCCGACCCGGTGGGCAGCGCCGACCTGGTCGACGCCGGCACCGACTGGCTGCGCCGGCAGCAGCACGCCGACGGCGGTTGGGGCGGCGTGGTGGGGGCCGACAGCGAGGTCGTCGCCACCGCCGTCGCGGTCGCGGCGCTGGCCCTGACCGCGCCGGCCGCCAGCGCCGAGGCGATCACCGCCGGCCGCGCCCGGCTGGCCGCGATGGGCGGCGTCGACACGGTGACCGATCCGGCCATCTCGCTGCTCTGCCGGCAACTGCTCACCATGGCCGGGCTGACCACCGAGGCCGGCCCGCTGCGCCGGCTGCCGCTGGAGATCGTGCTGTTCGACCGGGTCCGCCGGCAACGGCTGTCGTTCCGTACCGCGCCGTTCATCGGGCTGGCCCTGATGCAGGCCGACCTGCTGCCCACCGGCCGGCTTCGCCGGGCCACCCTGCGCCGGGCCCGGCCGGTGGCGCTGCGGCTGCTACGCGCGATCTACGACCACGAGGGCCGCACCGGCGCGCTGAGCGAGGACCCGTGGCCCGCCGCCCTGGTGCTGCTCGGCCTGGCCCGCTCCGGCGAGGCGCCGGACATCGCCACCGCCGTCGTCGGCTGGCTGCGCCGCGCGGTCCGCCCCGACGGTGCCTGGGACGCGGTGCGCAACCTCGACCTGACCCGCTCCGGGTACGCGGTGACCGGGCTGATCGCCGCCGGGTACGCCGCCGACCCCCGGCTGCGCCCCACCCGGGACTTCTTCCACGCCACCCAGAAGCCGACCGCCTTCACGGTGCTGGACGTGCCGGCGGGCGGGTGGAGCTACTCCAACGTGGGCGGCTGGCCGGTGACCCTGGAGTCCGCCGAGATCCTCTCGGCGCTCGCCGGCTACCCCGACGCCGCCGACGATCCGGTGCTGCGCCGGGGCCTGGCCTGGCTGGTCGGCCGGCAGGACAGCCGGGGCTCGTGGAGCCTGTGGGTACGCGACACCAAGCTCGCCAACGACGGCCCGTGCCCCGCCATCACCAGCCAGGCGGTGCTCGCCCTGCACGACGCCGGTCACCCCGACGACCACCCGGCGGTCGCCGCCGGCGCGGCCTGGTTGCTGACCGCCGCACGCCCCGACGGCAGCTACGAGAACCTCTGGTACCGCGACCACACCTCCGGCACCGCCGTGGTGGTGGCGGCGCTGTCCCGGGTCGGCCACGCCCGGCACGACGTGGTCCGGCGGGCGGTGCGCTGGCTGCGTGACACCCAACTGCCCGACGGGTCGTGGGGGCCGGGCGACGGCACCGCCGGGTCGGTCGAGGAGACCGGCTGGGCCGTACAGGGGCTGCTGGCCAGCGGGGATCCGGAGGCCGCCGGGGCGGTCGACCGGGGGGTGGGCTGGCTGCTCGCCGCCGCCGGGCCGGACGGTGGCTGGCCGGCCACCCGGGTCTGCAACTACATCCGGCACCACCTGCGGTACCCCAACGCGGTGATCACCCAGGCGGTCGCGCTGCGGGCGCTCGGGGAGTACCGGCGCGCGGTCGCCGGCCGGTCGGGCGTCGCACCCGGCGTGGTGGCCCGGTGA
- a CDS encoding UbiA family prenyltransferase, with translation MSTAGVTRALRAHVETWRPYTLWYVGMVGLAGAALTDGPHHPWLLASAWAAPTAGWLGGHYLGDYFDRDLDAGSKPHRPIPSGRLRPGTALWCGSACFAVLALLAVLGGWGTTAAALLAACGIVAYSSWGKARGIAGNLVRGALGAIALLYGALTVGLPGDTASTVPVLLASMVAFWSHDTMSNLVGALRDIDGDRAGGYLTLPVRRGTPFAVNTVLALYAVTVAAALTAGLLAGPSGRPGYLVTLLVVLALGGTALAPLVTHRADMPVLVALRAHAVLVVERVVLASALVGLGLGVGPQLALALPMVGLTWWSQRLMRTRHELGTGRPVRTLTTPRRAALEDVS, from the coding sequence GTGAGCACGGCCGGCGTCACCCGGGCGCTGCGGGCACACGTCGAGACCTGGCGGCCGTACACCCTGTGGTACGTCGGGATGGTCGGCCTCGCCGGCGCGGCCCTGACCGACGGCCCGCACCACCCGTGGCTGCTGGCGTCGGCCTGGGCCGCCCCGACCGCCGGCTGGCTCGGCGGGCACTACCTCGGCGACTACTTCGACCGGGACCTCGACGCCGGGAGCAAGCCGCACCGGCCGATCCCGTCCGGCCGGCTGCGCCCCGGCACGGCGCTCTGGTGCGGCAGTGCCTGCTTCGCCGTGCTCGCGCTGCTGGCCGTGCTCGGCGGCTGGGGCACCACCGCCGCCGCGCTGCTCGCCGCGTGCGGCATCGTCGCCTACAGCAGCTGGGGCAAGGCGCGCGGCATCGCCGGCAACCTGGTCCGCGGCGCGCTCGGCGCGATCGCGCTGCTCTACGGCGCGCTGACCGTCGGGCTCCCGGGGGACACGGCGTCGACCGTGCCGGTGCTGCTCGCGTCCATGGTGGCCTTCTGGTCGCACGACACGATGTCCAACCTGGTCGGTGCGCTGCGCGACATCGACGGTGACCGGGCCGGCGGCTACCTGACACTGCCGGTCCGCCGGGGCACGCCGTTCGCGGTGAACACGGTGCTGGCCCTCTACGCCGTCACCGTCGCCGCCGCGCTCACCGCCGGTCTGCTGGCCGGGCCGTCCGGGCGGCCCGGCTACCTGGTGACCCTGCTCGTCGTGCTGGCCCTGGGCGGCACCGCCCTCGCCCCGCTGGTCACCCACCGCGCCGACATGCCCGTCCTGGTGGCGCTGCGGGCGCACGCCGTCCTGGTGGTGGAGCGGGTCGTGCTGGCCTCGGCCCTGGTCGGGCTCGGTCTCGGAGTCGGGCCGCAACTGGCGCTGGCCCTGCCGATGGTGGGGCTGACCTGGTGGTCCCAGCGCCTGATGCGGACCCGGCACGAACTCGGCACCGGACGACCGGTCCGTACCCTGACCACCCCTCGCAGAGCCGCCCTGGAGGACGTGTCATGA
- a CDS encoding polyprenyl synthetase family protein, whose protein sequence is MTVTGFTRYPPFIDDLARSESGRLLRAELERRWPETTDQLVTIARYALLPAGKLLRPMMTLHAAEAVGGSPSAVLPAALGMEYLHVATLVHDDIIDADTLRRGRPAVPVAFGIPDAIVVGDHLIFTAFQSIVEVGATAPPGQVAAAVAALAEAGRDLCRGQLLETQLVGDLDAGAQWYPEMIRLKTGALFRAVCHVGALLGGADPQLAAGLARYGEHLGIAFQIRDDLLSYVATPEQTGKPATSDLNNGRPTLPLLLAYDTATDTARVELMAVLHRRGAGPGDVEWVAGLLAEVDAVRDARRQMVEHAERALAELSPLTPSPSVDVLAGIAHWMTSETA, encoded by the coding sequence ATGACGGTTACTGGTTTCACGCGCTATCCGCCCTTCATCGACGACCTCGCCCGCAGCGAATCGGGGCGGCTGCTGCGCGCGGAACTCGAGCGCCGGTGGCCGGAGACGACCGACCAGTTGGTCACCATCGCCCGGTACGCCCTGCTGCCGGCCGGCAAGCTGCTCCGGCCGATGATGACGCTGCACGCGGCGGAGGCGGTGGGCGGGTCACCGTCCGCCGTCCTGCCCGCCGCACTGGGGATGGAGTACCTCCACGTCGCGACGCTCGTGCACGACGACATCATCGACGCCGACACGCTGCGGCGGGGCCGCCCCGCGGTACCGGTCGCGTTCGGAATCCCCGACGCCATCGTGGTGGGCGACCACCTCATCTTCACCGCCTTTCAGTCCATTGTGGAAGTAGGTGCGACGGCACCCCCCGGGCAGGTCGCCGCCGCCGTCGCGGCGCTGGCCGAGGCGGGCCGCGACCTCTGCCGGGGGCAGCTGCTGGAGACGCAGCTCGTCGGCGACCTGGACGCGGGCGCGCAGTGGTACCCGGAGATGATCCGGTTGAAGACCGGCGCGCTGTTCCGCGCCGTGTGCCACGTCGGTGCCCTGCTCGGCGGGGCCGACCCGCAGCTCGCGGCCGGGCTGGCCCGCTACGGCGAACACCTGGGCATCGCCTTCCAGATCCGCGACGACCTGCTGTCCTACGTGGCCACCCCGGAGCAGACCGGCAAGCCGGCCACCAGCGACCTCAACAACGGGCGGCCCACCCTGCCGCTGCTGCTCGCCTACGACACGGCCACCGACACGGCGCGGGTGGAGCTGATGGCGGTGCTGCACCGACGGGGAGCCGGCCCGGGGGACGTCGAGTGGGTCGCCGGCCTGCTCGCCGAGGTCGACGCGGTGCGGGACGCCCGCCGGCAGATGGTCGAGCACGCCGAGCGGGCGCTGGCCGAACTCTCCCCGCTCACCCCCTCGCCCAGCGTCGACGTGCTCGCCGGCATCGCGCACTGGATGACGAGCGAGACGGCGTGA
- a CDS encoding methyltransferase, whose translation MTIENPTGDDPAARLARLTDLATPFAVRTAVTLRVPERIAAGVTRLDKLAAACDADPDALGRLLRYLAHRGVVVEASPDEFTLTDVGELLCDRDGGGHGAYLDLDGLGARMDLAYTGLPHAVRTGGPGYQAVHGRDFWADLDAHPAYRAYFDALMLSQQRFTAPQVAALYPWQQVGHVVDVAGGAGGLLRELLDTHPHLRGTLVDRSEPVATAARAFAEHGLTGRVDTVVGDFFAELPAGADVYVVSRALTDWSDAHATAILRRCAEAAGSTGRVLVVEVLPTDPYVPHRSPYDLQMLVLVGGRERGVPEHVALAAAAGLAPVRTYRGTDGLTLLEFAAAA comes from the coding sequence GTGACGATCGAGAACCCCACCGGGGACGACCCGGCCGCCCGCCTCGCCCGACTGACCGACCTGGCCACCCCCTTCGCGGTCCGCACGGCGGTGACGCTGCGGGTGCCGGAGCGGATCGCGGCCGGCGTGACCCGCCTCGACAAGCTGGCCGCCGCCTGCGACGCCGACCCGGACGCGCTGGGTCGGCTGCTGCGCTACCTGGCCCACCGGGGCGTCGTGGTCGAGGCGTCGCCGGACGAGTTCACCCTGACCGACGTCGGCGAGCTGCTCTGCGACCGCGACGGCGGCGGGCACGGCGCCTACCTGGACCTCGACGGTCTGGGCGCCCGGATGGACCTCGCCTACACCGGGCTGCCGCACGCGGTCCGCACCGGCGGCCCCGGCTACCAGGCGGTGCACGGGCGGGACTTCTGGGCGGACCTCGACGCCCACCCGGCCTACCGGGCCTACTTCGACGCGCTGATGCTCAGCCAGCAGCGGTTCACCGCGCCCCAGGTGGCGGCGCTCTACCCGTGGCAGCAGGTGGGCCACGTCGTCGACGTCGCCGGAGGTGCCGGCGGGCTGCTGCGGGAACTGCTCGACACCCACCCGCACCTGCGGGGCACACTGGTCGACCGGAGCGAGCCGGTGGCGACGGCGGCCCGGGCGTTCGCCGAGCACGGGTTGACCGGGCGGGTCGACACCGTGGTCGGGGACTTCTTCGCCGAGTTGCCGGCCGGGGCCGACGTCTACGTGGTGTCCCGGGCGCTGACCGACTGGAGCGACGCCCACGCGACGGCGATCCTGCGCCGGTGCGCCGAGGCGGCCGGGAGCACCGGGCGGGTGCTGGTGGTGGAGGTGCTGCCGACCGACCCGTACGTGCCGCACCGGTCTCCGTACGACCTGCAGATGCTGGTGCTGGTGGGTGGCCGGGAGCGGGGTGTGCCCGAGCACGTGGCGTTGGCGGCGGCGGCGGGTCTGGCCCCGGTGCGGACCTACCGGGGCACCGACGGACTGACCCTGTTGGAGTTCGCCGCGGCTGCCTGA
- a CDS encoding TauD/TfdA dioxygenase family protein — MTTSLVPEVRLVAGALGAEVHGIDLNTLTDEGFAHLHRLLLQHQVVFVAGQTGLTPQAHIAFGRRFGEVELHPYLPRLDGHPEIVVIDSEDGGKVDVWHTDMTFHQSPPIASILHLVQLPETGGDTMWTNQCKVYEALSAPLRDLLDGLTAIHVIRIGNEFTSRAEHPVVRVHPETGRRSLYVNRLFTSHIPQLSRNESDALLEYLFGFSEGPQFTCRYRWRVGDVAIWDNRVTQHYAINDYQGVRRGQRITVLGDHPTGDAPRWDHYVAAPGQRYWPDRVNAVDNY; from the coding sequence ATGACCACTTCCCTCGTGCCGGAGGTACGGCTCGTCGCGGGCGCCCTGGGCGCCGAGGTCCACGGCATCGACCTCAACACCCTGACCGACGAGGGGTTCGCCCACCTGCACCGGCTGCTGCTCCAGCACCAGGTGGTCTTCGTCGCCGGCCAGACCGGGTTGACACCCCAGGCGCACATCGCCTTCGGCCGGCGCTTCGGCGAGGTCGAGCTGCACCCGTACCTGCCCCGGTTGGACGGGCACCCGGAGATCGTCGTGATCGACTCCGAGGACGGCGGGAAGGTCGACGTCTGGCACACCGACATGACCTTCCACCAGAGCCCGCCGATCGCCTCCATCCTGCACCTGGTCCAGCTTCCCGAGACCGGCGGCGACACCATGTGGACCAACCAGTGCAAGGTGTACGAGGCGCTCTCCGCACCGCTGCGGGACCTCCTCGACGGGCTGACCGCCATCCACGTCATCCGGATCGGCAACGAGTTCACCAGCCGGGCCGAGCACCCGGTGGTCCGGGTCCACCCGGAGACCGGCCGCCGCTCGCTGTACGTCAACCGGCTGTTCACCTCGCACATCCCGCAGCTCAGCCGCAACGAGAGCGACGCGCTGCTGGAGTACCTGTTCGGGTTCTCCGAGGGGCCGCAGTTCACCTGCCGGTACCGCTGGCGGGTCGGTGACGTGGCGATCTGGGACAACCGGGTCACCCAGCACTACGCGATCAACGACTACCAGGGGGTACGACGCGGGCAGCGGATCACCGTGCTCGGCGACCACCCCACCGGCGACGCGCCCCGCTGGGACCACTACGTCGCCGCACCCGGTCAGCGGTACTGGCCGGACCGGGTCAACGCGGTGGACAACTACTGA
- a CDS encoding cytochrome P450, with protein sequence MTVVSELRNYPFEPFTGDLPAELLDMVVSDPVSRVRLPDGRPAWLVLGYQDCCTVLADPRFSRLPLGATGTPDGGGPRELNMDGPAHAVVRRVASRAFTARRIDTFRPRVRRLVDGLIDDLLAGPRPADLVAALVAPLPVYVVCDVLGVPVADRPRFYGWIEGLNSVTAYGSADAATAQAELREYLAGQLDRKRVSPGDDLLSAWVLGRDAHELVDAELVELAMGVLLGGLEINSTSAGLRALFQHPEQLAKLRADPGKLSSATDEILRYTSVSSMFRVQVVREDLTLGGVAMRAGDCVMAIPWAGNRDPRVFPDPNVFDIDRVPTVPHLTFGFGPHFCLGTALGRMQVELSVGELLRRLPGLAPALPVEEIPWRHDRMNGGIASFPVTW encoded by the coding sequence ATGACCGTCGTCTCCGAGCTGCGAAACTACCCGTTCGAGCCGTTCACCGGCGACCTGCCGGCCGAGCTGCTCGACATGGTGGTGTCCGATCCGGTCAGCCGGGTGCGGCTGCCCGACGGCCGCCCGGCCTGGCTGGTCCTCGGCTACCAGGACTGCTGCACGGTGCTGGCCGATCCCCGGTTCTCCCGGCTGCCGTTGGGGGCGACCGGCACCCCCGACGGGGGCGGTCCCCGTGAGCTGAACATGGACGGTCCGGCGCACGCGGTCGTCCGCCGGGTGGCCAGCCGGGCGTTCACCGCCCGCCGGATCGACACCTTCCGCCCCCGGGTGCGGCGGCTGGTGGACGGGCTGATCGACGACCTGCTGGCCGGTCCGCGCCCGGCCGACCTGGTCGCCGCGCTGGTCGCGCCCCTGCCCGTGTACGTGGTCTGCGACGTGCTGGGGGTTCCGGTCGCCGACCGGCCCCGGTTCTACGGCTGGATCGAGGGGCTGAACTCGGTCACCGCGTACGGTTCCGCCGACGCGGCCACCGCCCAGGCGGAGCTGCGGGAATACCTGGCGGGGCAGCTGGACCGCAAGCGGGTGAGCCCCGGCGACGACCTGCTCTCGGCCTGGGTGCTCGGCCGGGACGCGCACGAGCTGGTCGACGCCGAGCTGGTCGAGCTGGCGATGGGGGTGCTGCTCGGCGGGCTGGAGATCAACTCCACCAGCGCCGGGCTGCGTGCCCTGTTCCAGCACCCCGAGCAGTTGGCGAAGCTGCGGGCCGACCCGGGGAAGCTGTCCTCGGCGACCGACGAGATCCTGCGCTATACCTCGGTGAGCAGCATGTTCCGGGTCCAGGTGGTCCGCGAGGACCTCACCCTCGGCGGGGTGGCGATGCGGGCCGGGGACTGCGTGATGGCCATCCCGTGGGCCGGCAACCGCGACCCGCGGGTCTTTCCCGACCCCAACGTCTTCGACATCGACCGGGTGCCGACCGTGCCGCACCTGACCTTCGGGTTCGGGCCGCACTTCTGCCTGGGCACGGCGCTGGGCCGGATGCAGGTCGAGCTGTCGGTCGGCGAGCTGCTGCGCCGGCTGCCCGGGCTGGCCCCCGCGCTGCCGGTCGAGGAGATCCCGTGGCGGCACGACCGGATGAACGGCGGCATCGCGTCGTTCCCGGTCACCTGGTGA